The Juglans regia cultivar Chandler chromosome 11, Walnut 2.0, whole genome shotgun sequence genome contains the following window.
AAGAAGCTTGTTCTAAATGCATGGAGTCAAGGTGGGTGTCAACCAGGTGGAAAAAGGGGAAGATTCCCCAAAAGATTTTGCGATACTTTCCTCTTATACCGAGGTTACAAAGACTATTTATGCcgaaaaatataacaaaatccATGAAATGGCATAAAGAAGAACGAGTTGTTGATCACAGTACCCTCAGGCATCCTGCTGATTCTAAGATGTGGAGGCAATTTGATAAAGACCACGGTGAATTTGCATCAGATGCTCGCAATGTTCGACTAGGCCTAGCCAGTGATGGCTTCAACCCGTTCAATAATATGAGCAGACCTTATAGCATATGGCCAATGATACTGGTGCCATACAACTTGCCCCcttggttatgcatgaaagattCGTATTTAATATTGTCCATGCTCATTCCTAGCCCCAAAGCACCAGGAAACGACATCGATGTTTATTTGCAGCCTTTAGTCAGTGAATTAAAAGTGTTATGGGATGTGGGTGTAGATACGTATCATGCATCAAAATCTGAACACTTTCGCTTACATGCTGCACTtttgtggaccataaatgatttttttgcatATGCCAATCTTTCAGGGTGGAGTACAAAGGGAAAGATGGCTTGCTCATTATGCAATGAGGATACAGACTCCATGTGGTTGAAACATGGGAGAAAACATTGTTATATAGGTCATCGTCGTTTCTTGCTAGCCTCGCACagttggagaaagaaaaaagttgcATTCAATGGAAAGGAGGACCACGATGGTCCTCCTCCAGAGCTCATGGGACATGATTTACTCCAGCAACTTTTGTAGCTTGATGGTGTAGAATTTGGCAAAGGTTCTCGAAAGAGAAAACGCATactagatgaattgaattggacTAAACAAAGTATATTCTTCCAATTACCTTACTGGTCAATGTTGCCTTTAAGACATAATCTCGATGTTATgcacattgaaaaaaatatttgcgataacattttaggaattatgatggacattgaaggaaaaatcaaagatacTGCTACTGCATGTAAGGACTTGATGGAGCTTGGATTAAGGAAGGAATTACATCTCAAACCGTCACCTACGGGGTACTCGATGGTCCTTGGCTTGTACTCGTTGGATTTAGATCAGAGGAGACGTTTCTATGAATGGCTTGCAACAGTTAAATTTCTAGATGGTTTTGCCTCGAACATTTCTAGATGTGTTTCGGTTGGTGATGGAAAGATATCAGgaatgaaaagtcatgactctCACGTGTTCATGCAAAGATTACTTCCACTTGCAATTGGTGGGTTTTTGCAACCTGATATACGACTTACATTGACCGAATTTAGTTCCTTCTTCAAGGCTTAGTGCGCACGAACATTGACATTAGAAGTATTGAAGCAACTACAATCTGACATTACAATCATCCTCTACAAGTTTGAGATGATTTTCCCACCTGCCTTCTTTGATATAATGGTGCACCTCGCCATTCATTTGCCCCGCGAGGCTTTCCTTGCAGGACATTCAAGCGTTATGTCAGAAATAAGGCTCGTCCAGAAGGGTCAATTGCTAAAGCCTATGTTCATGTTGAATGCTTGACTTTTTGCTCCTTGTATATCCATGATGTTGAGACTATATATAATCTGGACGATCGAAACAAGGATATAGATAAGGATACTGAATCTgattctttctctattttctcacaaaaggtACGGCCTTTGGGCTCCCGTACCTCCAATCGAATTGAATGGGTTATACTTGCAAAGGCAAGTTGGTACACGCTCAATAATTGTGCAAAGATCGGTCAATGCCTAGAGTAAGTACTTTGTGGTTTCATTCACTTCTCACGGTGTTTATATATTGGGTTTGGGAACATATTTGCTCTTAACtactattttgtttttgtattccGTTTGTAGGGAGCACTATATGAAGATAACAAAAATTTCCCCATCTAATGTAGAGCATAGACATCAACTAGAATTTCCAAATTGGTTTTGCACATGAGTAGGTTACCTTTAGAATCAAGGTGCTCACGCGATTTCagtatttaattcttttatcaaGT
Protein-coding sequences here:
- the LOC108993613 gene encoding uncharacterized protein LOC108993613: MNEVEYHLFMIGIDPTYTNWIFHGEGENWSVNASDSDEDGINYSENYVGDMDEMIDDIRAGLFMDNAGREHGTTSEPSMNEGAPKYFEQLLEDARHPLYPSCQKFSKFSFIVKLLHIKTIGGWTIKSFNMVLQFLKAAFPEIEIPNSYHEARQLERALGFSYVKIDACPNDCMLFWKDNVDKEACSKCMESRWVSTRWKKGKIPQKILRYFPLIPRLQRLFMPKNITKSMKWHKEERVVDHSTLRHPADSKMWRQFDKDHGEFASDARNVRLGLASDGFNPFNNMSRPYSIWPMILVPYNLPPWLCMKDSYLILSMLIPSPKAPGNDIDVYLQPLVSELKVLWDVGVDTYHASKSEHFRLHAALLWTINDFFAYANLSGWSTKGKMACSLCNEDTDSMWLKHGRKHCYIGHRRFLLASHSWRKKKVAFNGKEDHDGPPPELMGHDLLQQLL